A single window of Pseudarthrobacter defluvii DNA harbors:
- a CDS encoding response regulator transcription factor encodes MNDIRVLLVDDHPVVRAGLRAMLTEFEGISVAAEAADGDAALTELRRLQILGEPVDVVLMDLQMGSGMDGVAATAQIRLLNDAPPVLILTTYDTDADILAAVEAGASGYMLKDAPPEQIHQAVLAAAAGQTALAPRVAALLMGRISNPVPTLTAREIQLLELLATGLSNRAIAKQVFISEATVKTHLVHIYAKLGVDNRTAAIAAATQRRIIRSPGQ; translated from the coding sequence ATGAATGACATCCGGGTCCTGCTGGTCGATGACCATCCCGTGGTCCGGGCCGGGTTACGGGCCATGCTCACCGAATTCGAGGGCATTTCTGTCGCAGCCGAAGCGGCCGACGGCGACGCAGCACTAACGGAACTACGGCGGCTGCAGATCCTGGGTGAGCCGGTCGATGTCGTGCTCATGGACCTGCAGATGGGTTCGGGCATGGACGGAGTCGCCGCGACCGCGCAGATTAGGCTGTTGAACGATGCTCCGCCGGTCCTGATCCTGACAACGTACGACACGGATGCGGACATCCTGGCCGCCGTGGAAGCAGGAGCCAGCGGCTACATGCTCAAGGATGCCCCACCGGAACAGATCCACCAGGCCGTGCTGGCAGCAGCCGCCGGCCAGACCGCACTGGCACCACGAGTTGCCGCCCTGCTCATGGGCCGGATCAGCAACCCGGTCCCCACTCTCACGGCGCGGGAAATACAATTGCTTGAGCTGCTGGCGACAGGTTTGTCCAACCGGGCAATCGCCAAACAAGTCTTTATCTCCGAGGCGACCGTCAAAACTCACCTGGTGCACATCTATGCCAAACTCGGTGTGGACAACCGCACGGCAGCCATCGCAGCCGCAACCCAGCGACGCATTATCCGATCCCCTGGCCAGTAG
- a CDS encoding aspartate aminotransferase family protein produces the protein MVASPASLDAAAITAAVSNADVVALDRANVFHSWSAQKSLNPVAIAGGSGSTVWDHNGNTYLDFSSQLVNTNIGHQHPKVIAAIAQQASSLATVAPGAANHVRAKAAVKILSHAPTNMKKVFFTNGGADANENAIRMARLHTGREKVISRYRSYHGNTGAAIAATGDWRRIPNEYSLGHVHVFGPYLYRSDFWAETPEQETERALHHLRRVIQAEGPQSIAAVLMETIPGTAGILVPTPGYLEGVRVLCDEYGIVMILDEVMAGFGRTGDWFALDAVNVTPDLITFAKGVNSGYVPVGGVIISSEIAATFDERVFPGGLTYSGHPLAAASVVASIEAFEEEDIVGNAARIGRDHLEPGLHALAEKHGVIGEVRGRGVFWALELVQDRATRVLVTAEYMGRLKAELLRLGLLPFLADNRIHVVPPAVVTPEEVAQALAIYDQALTAIRL, from the coding sequence ATGGTCGCAAGCCCGGCAAGCCTGGACGCCGCAGCTATCACTGCAGCCGTCAGCAACGCCGACGTCGTCGCCCTAGACCGCGCCAACGTTTTCCATTCCTGGTCAGCCCAGAAGTCACTGAACCCCGTTGCGATCGCCGGCGGGTCGGGCAGCACCGTGTGGGACCACAACGGCAACACATACTTGGACTTCTCCAGCCAACTGGTCAACACCAACATCGGCCACCAGCACCCCAAAGTCATCGCGGCCATCGCCCAGCAAGCCTCCAGCTTGGCCACCGTTGCACCCGGCGCGGCGAACCACGTGCGCGCCAAAGCAGCAGTCAAGATCCTGTCGCACGCCCCGACCAACATGAAGAAAGTGTTCTTCACCAACGGCGGTGCTGACGCCAACGAAAACGCTATACGCATGGCGCGCCTGCACACCGGCCGCGAGAAGGTCATCTCCCGGTACCGTTCTTACCACGGCAACACCGGGGCGGCGATAGCAGCGACCGGTGACTGGCGCCGCATCCCCAACGAATACTCCCTCGGGCACGTCCATGTCTTCGGCCCCTACCTGTACCGCTCGGATTTCTGGGCTGAAACCCCCGAGCAGGAAACGGAGCGGGCGCTGCACCACCTGCGCCGCGTCATACAAGCCGAAGGTCCCCAGTCGATCGCCGCAGTCCTGATGGAAACGATCCCCGGCACCGCCGGCATCCTTGTCCCCACGCCCGGCTATCTGGAAGGAGTCCGTGTACTGTGCGACGAATACGGCATAGTCATGATCCTTGACGAAGTCATGGCCGGCTTCGGCCGCACCGGCGACTGGTTCGCGCTGGACGCCGTCAACGTCACCCCCGACCTGATCACCTTCGCCAAGGGCGTCAACTCCGGATACGTCCCGGTTGGCGGCGTCATCATTTCCAGCGAGATCGCCGCCACGTTCGACGAAAGAGTCTTCCCAGGGGGCCTGACCTACTCCGGCCACCCGCTCGCTGCCGCCTCCGTGGTTGCCTCAATTGAGGCCTTCGAGGAAGAAGACATTGTCGGCAACGCCGCCCGGATCGGCCGTGACCACCTAGAGCCAGGTCTGCATGCGCTTGCGGAGAAGCACGGCGTCATCGGAGAAGTGCGTGGGCGCGGCGTCTTCTGGGCGCTCGAACTCGTCCAGGACCGTGCCACACGCGTGCTGGTCACGGCTGAGTACATGGGCCGCCTCAAAGCCGAACTCCTGCGTCTGGGCCTGCTGCCCTTCCTCGCCGACAACCGCATCCACGTGGTGCCACCCGCCGTCGTCACCCCTGAAGAAGTAGCGCAAGCACTGGCCATCTACGACCAGGCACTCACAGCCATCCGTCTCTAG
- a CDS encoding PucR family transcriptional regulator: MPPNLNVLIRSRSLKLRLVVPDLGAPQLEDPISWVHSSDLEDPTPFLDQGQFLLTDGTQFPVEPPLGTTTAQAGAERPLSEFPTSQAYEEYVRRLVDHGIVGLGFATQVIHGTLPRGLQQACRNKNLPLLEVPDRTPFIAIIRMVADHLATEAHARAEWSLQAQRAISRAALRPDGLTSILGELERQLHSWVALYDASGTYVRMPRNRPVPSGISREIAQRVRSALDLGTRSASHLEVGGQLVTLQTLGRKGSLRGALVLGAIEPLDPARADIVNSVIGLASLALEQARTLDTARRHLRAGVFEQLLAGSTDVALRTARQVWGQLPRDPLLVTASRQENAAPNLLEALELLADDHRGAVFYAVRGELLVVLSGKAHQDKVLELLQRHGAVCGVSREATAETLPDALEEAARALRRATEVGSAVVEFSELSDSGMLGLLREEEAGPVARGLLQPLIAYDATENTKLLATVQEWFANNCVWDKTARRLGVHRHTLRNRIDAAGRILGLNLDGMRDRLELFAAVQFVEEAQK, translated from the coding sequence ATGCCTCCGAATTTGAATGTTTTGATCCGCAGCCGCTCGCTAAAGCTCCGCCTCGTGGTGCCCGACCTGGGCGCCCCGCAGCTGGAGGACCCCATCAGCTGGGTTCACAGCTCCGATCTCGAGGACCCCACTCCTTTCTTGGACCAAGGTCAGTTTCTTCTCACAGACGGTACCCAGTTTCCGGTAGAGCCGCCATTAGGTACGACTACGGCGCAGGCTGGTGCAGAGCGCCCGTTATCCGAGTTTCCAACCAGTCAGGCCTATGAGGAGTACGTACGGCGGCTGGTGGATCACGGCATCGTGGGTTTAGGTTTCGCGACTCAGGTGATCCACGGGACACTGCCTCGCGGGCTGCAACAGGCATGTAGGAACAAGAATCTGCCGTTGCTGGAGGTACCGGACCGGACTCCGTTCATAGCGATTATCCGGATGGTGGCTGATCATCTTGCCACTGAAGCGCACGCGAGGGCTGAGTGGTCGCTACAGGCGCAGCGTGCCATTTCCCGCGCGGCCCTCCGGCCGGACGGCCTGACCTCGATCCTTGGGGAGCTTGAGCGGCAGTTGCACAGCTGGGTGGCTCTATACGATGCTTCGGGGACCTACGTCCGCATGCCTCGCAACCGTCCAGTTCCCTCTGGCATTTCCCGAGAAATTGCGCAACGGGTGCGGAGTGCTCTGGACCTGGGCACGCGCTCGGCGTCACACCTGGAGGTTGGCGGGCAGTTGGTGACGTTGCAGACCCTTGGCAGGAAGGGCAGTTTACGCGGCGCGTTGGTGCTCGGCGCTATCGAGCCTTTGGACCCTGCCAGGGCGGACATCGTCAACAGCGTCATTGGCCTCGCGAGCCTGGCTTTGGAACAGGCCCGCACCCTTGATACCGCCCGGCGGCACCTTCGCGCCGGTGTCTTTGAGCAGCTGCTGGCGGGCAGCACCGACGTCGCCCTTCGGACGGCCCGGCAGGTTTGGGGCCAGTTACCGCGAGACCCTCTGCTGGTGACGGCGTCGCGGCAGGAAAACGCTGCGCCGAACCTGCTTGAAGCCTTGGAACTGCTGGCTGATGACCATCGCGGGGCTGTATTTTATGCCGTGCGCGGTGAGTTGCTGGTTGTCCTGTCAGGGAAGGCCCACCAGGACAAGGTCCTGGAACTCCTGCAGCGCCACGGAGCAGTCTGCGGCGTTTCCAGAGAGGCGACCGCCGAGACTCTGCCGGATGCACTCGAAGAAGCTGCGCGTGCTTTGCGACGTGCAACGGAGGTCGGTAGCGCAGTCGTCGAATTCTCGGAATTGTCCGACAGCGGGATGCTCGGACTGTTGAGGGAGGAAGAAGCCGGGCCAGTGGCCAGGGGACTGTTGCAGCCGCTGATCGCTTACGACGCTACGGAAAACACCAAACTGTTGGCGACAGTTCAGGAGTGGTTTGCCAACAACTGCGTTTGGGACAAGACCGCACGCCGCTTGGGGGTGCACAGGCATACGCTTCGCAACAGGATCGACGCCGCCGGGCGGATTTTGGGGCTGAACTTGGACGGCATGCGGGACCGGTTGGAGCTCTTTGCCGCGGTCCAGTTCGTGGAGGAGGCGCAGAAGTAA
- a CDS encoding CoA-acylating methylmalonate-semialdehyde dehydrogenase, with the protein MSVNQELPVLSHWIGGAEFLSFGDRTAPVFDPARGIETKRVALANASDIEAAVSSAQKAFPAWRDLSITKRQQILFRFRELLNERKSELAQIITAEHGKVVLDALGEITRGQEVVELATGFPHLIKGEYSENVSSGVDVYSTKSALGVVGIISPFNFPAMVPLWFLPIAIAAGNTVVLKPSEKDPTAANWLAELFTEAGLPDGVFNVLHGDKEAVDGLLEHKDVKAISFVGSTPIAQYIYETAARNGKRVQALGGAKNHMLVLPDADLDLTADAAINAGFGSAGERCMAISVIVAVEPVADDLIEKITSRMATLKIGDGRRNCDMGPLVTKQHRDKVASYIEVSIEDGAKVVVDGRGINVDGDENGFWLGPTLIDEVPVTSSVYTDEIFGPVLSVVRVRTYEEGLDLINSSAYGNGTAIFTNDGGAARRFQNEVEVGMVGINVPIPVPVAYYSFGGFKDSIFGSSKAYGLQGFQFFTREKAITSRWLDPSHGGINLGFPQN; encoded by the coding sequence GTGTCCGTAAACCAGGAACTTCCCGTGCTGTCCCATTGGATCGGCGGAGCCGAATTCCTCTCATTTGGCGACCGCACCGCCCCCGTCTTCGACCCCGCCCGCGGCATTGAAACCAAGCGCGTGGCACTGGCCAACGCATCTGACATCGAAGCTGCGGTCTCCTCGGCGCAGAAGGCTTTCCCCGCTTGGCGTGATCTCTCCATCACCAAGCGCCAGCAGATCCTTTTCCGCTTCCGCGAGCTCCTGAACGAGCGCAAAAGCGAACTCGCGCAGATCATCACCGCTGAGCACGGCAAGGTGGTGTTAGACGCACTGGGAGAAATCACCCGCGGCCAGGAAGTCGTGGAACTGGCCACCGGGTTTCCGCATCTGATCAAGGGCGAGTACTCCGAGAACGTCTCCAGCGGCGTGGACGTGTACTCCACCAAGTCTGCGCTCGGCGTCGTAGGGATCATCAGCCCGTTCAACTTTCCCGCAATGGTGCCGCTGTGGTTCCTCCCGATCGCCATCGCCGCCGGCAACACTGTCGTCCTCAAGCCCAGCGAAAAGGACCCGACAGCTGCGAACTGGCTCGCTGAACTGTTCACCGAAGCTGGCCTGCCGGACGGTGTCTTCAACGTCCTTCACGGCGACAAGGAAGCCGTCGATGGACTCCTTGAACACAAGGACGTCAAGGCCATCTCGTTCGTTGGCTCCACCCCGATCGCCCAGTACATCTACGAGACCGCCGCACGGAACGGCAAGCGCGTACAGGCCCTCGGCGGCGCAAAAAACCACATGCTGGTCCTGCCCGACGCCGACCTCGACTTGACCGCCGATGCCGCCATTAACGCCGGCTTCGGTTCCGCCGGCGAACGCTGCATGGCCATCAGTGTCATAGTCGCCGTCGAGCCCGTAGCCGACGATCTGATCGAAAAGATCACCTCCCGCATGGCCACGCTGAAAATCGGCGACGGCCGCCGCAACTGCGACATGGGCCCGCTGGTCACCAAGCAGCACCGGGACAAGGTTGCGTCCTACATCGAGGTATCCATCGAGGACGGCGCCAAGGTGGTGGTGGACGGGCGCGGCATCAACGTCGACGGTGACGAGAACGGCTTCTGGCTTGGTCCTACGCTGATCGACGAAGTTCCGGTCACGTCCAGCGTCTACACCGATGAAATCTTCGGCCCGGTCCTGTCTGTCGTCCGCGTCCGCACCTACGAAGAAGGCCTGGACCTGATTAACTCCAGCGCCTACGGCAACGGCACGGCAATTTTCACCAATGACGGCGGCGCGGCCCGCCGCTTCCAGAACGAAGTTGAAGTGGGCATGGTCGGCATCAACGTGCCCATCCCCGTCCCCGTGGCCTACTACTCCTTCGGCGGGTTCAAGGACTCCATCTTCGGCAGCTCCAAGGCCTACGGGCTGCAGGGCTTCCAGTTCTTTACCCGCGAAAAGGCCATCACCTCCCGCTGGCTCGACCCCAGTCACGGTGGCATCAACTTGGGCTTCCCGCAGAACTAG
- the aceA gene encoding isocitrate lyase produces MTAAFELTQQTPEQLAAALELEWAANPRWEGVTRDYSASDVVRLRGRVSEEHTLARRGSEKLWKQLTEEHKEGKYTNALGALTGNQAVQQVKAGLRAIYLSGWQVAADANNSGHTYPDQSLYPANSVPTVVRRINNALLRADQIEFAEGVQSVEDWLVPIVADAEAGFGGPLNAYELMKSMIQAGASGVHWEDQLASEKKCGHLGGKVLIPTQQHVRTLNAARLAADVAGTPTVVIARTDAEAATLITSDVDERDQEFITGERTAEGFYKVRNGIEPCIARAKAYAPYSDLIWMETGTPDLELARKFAEAVKAEFPDQMLSYNCSPSFNWRKHLDDATIAKFQRELGAMGFTFQFITLAGFHALNYSMFDLAHGYAREGMSAYVELQEKEFASESRGYTATKHQREVGTGYFDTISTALNPNASTLALVGSTEEGQFH; encoded by the coding sequence ATGACTGCAGCATTTGAGCTGACCCAGCAGACGCCCGAACAACTGGCCGCCGCCCTGGAGCTCGAGTGGGCCGCCAACCCCCGCTGGGAAGGTGTGACCCGGGACTACTCGGCTTCCGACGTCGTCCGTCTCCGCGGGCGCGTCTCCGAAGAGCACACCCTGGCCCGCCGCGGCTCCGAGAAGCTGTGGAAGCAGCTCACCGAGGAGCACAAGGAAGGCAAGTACACCAACGCGTTGGGCGCCTTGACCGGCAACCAGGCAGTCCAGCAGGTCAAGGCCGGTCTCCGTGCGATCTACCTTTCCGGCTGGCAGGTCGCCGCGGACGCCAATAACTCGGGCCACACCTACCCGGACCAGTCGCTGTACCCGGCCAACTCGGTCCCCACGGTGGTGCGCCGGATCAACAATGCCCTGCTCCGGGCCGACCAGATCGAGTTCGCCGAAGGCGTCCAGAGCGTGGAGGACTGGCTGGTGCCGATCGTCGCCGACGCCGAGGCCGGCTTTGGCGGGCCGCTGAACGCCTACGAGCTCATGAAATCCATGATCCAGGCCGGCGCCTCGGGCGTTCACTGGGAAGACCAGCTCGCCTCAGAAAAGAAGTGCGGCCACTTGGGCGGCAAGGTCCTGATCCCCACCCAGCAGCACGTCCGGACCCTGAACGCCGCCCGCCTCGCGGCGGACGTCGCCGGCACCCCCACCGTGGTTATCGCCCGCACCGACGCGGAGGCAGCAACCCTGATCACCTCGGACGTGGACGAACGGGACCAGGAATTCATTACCGGTGAGCGTACCGCGGAGGGCTTTTACAAGGTCCGCAACGGCATCGAGCCCTGCATTGCCCGGGCCAAGGCCTACGCCCCCTACTCGGACCTGATCTGGATGGAAACCGGCACGCCGGACCTGGAGCTGGCCCGCAAGTTCGCCGAAGCGGTCAAGGCCGAGTTCCCGGACCAGATGCTCTCCTACAACTGCTCGCCGTCGTTTAACTGGCGCAAGCACCTGGACGATGCCACCATCGCCAAGTTCCAGCGTGAACTCGGCGCCATGGGCTTCACCTTCCAGTTCATCACCCTGGCCGGCTTCCACGCCCTGAACTACTCGATGTTCGACCTCGCCCACGGCTACGCCCGTGAAGGCATGAGCGCCTACGTCGAGCTCCAGGAAAAGGAATTCGCCTCCGAGTCCCGCGGCTACACCGCAACCAAGCACCAGCGCGAAGTCGGCACCGGCTACTTCGACACCATCTCCACCGCGCTCAACCCGAACGCGTCCACCCTCGCCTTGGTCGGATCGACCGAAGAGGGCCAGTTCCACTGA
- the aceB gene encoding malate synthase A — translation MNSFTDSFTVNDISLNAQPVYRQNEVLTPDALSFIAGLHRATADRRQELLQARRARRADIAAGADPRFLRETEHIRNDPSWRVAPPAPGLEDRRVEITGPVDQKMTINALNSGAKVWLADMEDSSTPTWRNVIKGQLNLTDALERRIDFTTPEGKEYKLRPAGELPTIVVRPRGWHLPEKHMLIDGAPIAGGIVDFGLFFFHNARRLLAQGKGPYFYLPKIENHLEARLWNDIFILAQDLLGIPQGTIRATVLIETITAAFEMEEILYELRDHAAGLNAGRWDYIFSLIKNFRTRGPRFVLPDRGQVTMTQPFMRAYTEQLVRACHKRGAMAIGGMAAAVPNRKDPEANANAFNKVRADKTREANDGFDGSWVAHPDLVPVAREVFDSILGEKPNQLDRTREDVTPDDRALINVAATEGTITEQGIRNNIEVGIRYIESWLRGNGAVAIHNLMEDAATAEISRSQLWQWIYAQAITDRGEIVTHHWIEELLDEEFARLERFDGDRFEDARDIFEEVTLARDFPSFLTLPAYARYLTEAREKATPEELALA, via the coding sequence ATGAATTCCTTTACTGACAGCTTCACTGTCAATGACATCAGTTTGAACGCGCAGCCGGTTTACCGGCAAAACGAGGTGCTTACTCCGGATGCCCTTTCTTTTATTGCCGGGCTGCACCGGGCTACTGCTGACCGCCGGCAGGAGCTGCTGCAGGCACGGCGGGCCCGCCGCGCCGACATTGCCGCCGGTGCCGACCCGCGGTTCCTGCGGGAGACCGAGCACATCCGCAACGATCCGTCCTGGCGGGTCGCTCCGCCCGCACCGGGTTTGGAGGACCGGCGGGTGGAAATTACCGGGCCGGTGGATCAGAAGATGACCATCAACGCGCTGAACTCCGGCGCGAAGGTGTGGCTGGCGGACATGGAGGACTCCTCCACCCCGACCTGGCGCAACGTGATCAAGGGCCAGCTGAACCTCACCGACGCCCTGGAACGCCGGATCGACTTCACCACCCCCGAGGGCAAGGAATACAAGCTTCGCCCCGCCGGCGAACTGCCCACCATCGTGGTCCGTCCCCGCGGCTGGCACCTGCCCGAGAAGCACATGCTGATCGACGGCGCCCCGATTGCCGGCGGCATCGTGGACTTTGGCCTGTTCTTCTTCCACAACGCCCGCCGCCTGCTCGCCCAGGGCAAAGGCCCCTACTTCTACCTGCCCAAGATTGAAAACCACCTCGAAGCCCGGCTCTGGAACGACATCTTCATCCTCGCCCAGGACCTGCTCGGCATCCCGCAGGGAACCATCCGCGCCACCGTACTGATCGAAACCATCACCGCAGCCTTCGAAATGGAAGAAATCCTGTACGAACTGCGCGACCACGCCGCCGGCCTGAACGCCGGCCGCTGGGACTACATCTTCTCCCTCATTAAGAACTTCCGCACCCGCGGCCCCCGCTTCGTCCTCCCCGACCGGGGCCAGGTAACCATGACCCAGCCCTTCATGCGCGCCTATACCGAACAGCTGGTCCGGGCCTGCCACAAGCGCGGCGCCATGGCCATCGGCGGCATGGCAGCAGCAGTCCCCAACCGCAAAGACCCCGAAGCGAACGCCAACGCCTTCAACAAGGTCCGCGCCGACAAAACCCGCGAAGCGAACGACGGGTTCGACGGCTCCTGGGTGGCCCACCCCGACCTCGTGCCCGTTGCCCGCGAGGTGTTCGACTCCATCCTCGGCGAGAAGCCCAACCAGCTGGACCGCACCCGCGAGGACGTCACCCCCGACGACCGGGCCCTGATCAACGTGGCCGCCACCGAAGGGACCATCACCGAACAAGGGATCCGGAACAACATCGAAGTAGGGATCCGCTACATCGAATCCTGGCTCCGCGGCAACGGCGCAGTGGCCATCCACAACCTCATGGAGGACGCCGCCACCGCAGAAATCTCCCGCTCACAGCTTTGGCAGTGGATCTACGCCCAGGCCATCACTGACCGAGGTGAAATCGTCACCCACCACTGGATCGAAGAACTCCTCGACGAAGAGTTCGCAAGGCTCGAACGCTTCGACGGCGACCGCTTCGAAGACGCCCGCGACATCTTCGAAGAAGTCACACTCGCCCGCGACTTCCCGTCTTTCCTCACCCTGCCCGCCTACGCCCGCTACCTCACCGAAGCCCGGGAAAAGGCCACCCCGGAAGAGCTCGCCTTGGCGTGA
- a CDS encoding ATP-binding protein, translated as MTNWRIRDFHSADLDGILHLWETLKSHNVEPVYALSEVLASCEKDHAVVAVLGEQVMGAAVGRAAHDQGWIVFLATLPECRGRGIGTSLLAAVENRMAPHGLNKLSALMPESETRVEAFLGRGFALKKNLRYFERTIPVQRQELGALGQLGGRVLARDLWENVAGMRKEKELLERRLVLPLAEANLADEFGVVPPRAVVLFGPPGTGKTTFAKAIASRLEWPFVEVFPSRLAADPQGLAGALRETFLEIAELEHAVVFIDEVEEIASQRSGEPPSPLQGVTNELLKIIPAFREQPGRLLVCATNFIRALDTAFLRHGRFDYVIPIGLPDRQAREAMWQRFIPAAVVDAVDVELLVERTEGFSPADIEYAARSASQRALEKAVYDDCGLPSGGTLSVRETVRKGPSTQDYLNAIGDTRTTVSEEVHQDFRRDIKALARV; from the coding sequence ATGACCAATTGGCGGATCAGGGACTTCCATTCAGCGGATCTGGACGGGATCCTGCATCTTTGGGAGACCCTCAAGTCCCACAACGTCGAGCCGGTCTACGCCCTTTCCGAGGTCCTCGCGTCATGCGAGAAGGACCATGCCGTGGTGGCGGTGCTGGGCGAGCAGGTGATGGGTGCCGCCGTCGGCCGCGCGGCGCACGACCAGGGGTGGATCGTTTTCCTCGCGACGCTGCCCGAATGCCGCGGCCGCGGTATCGGCACCTCGCTGCTGGCCGCCGTTGAAAACCGGATGGCGCCGCACGGGCTGAACAAGCTCTCGGCCCTGATGCCGGAATCGGAAACCAGGGTTGAGGCGTTCCTGGGCCGCGGTTTTGCCCTGAAGAAGAACCTGCGTTACTTCGAGCGGACCATCCCCGTCCAGCGGCAGGAACTCGGCGCGCTGGGCCAGCTTGGCGGGCGCGTCCTGGCCCGGGACCTGTGGGAAAACGTGGCGGGCATGCGCAAGGAAAAGGAACTGCTGGAACGCCGGCTCGTCCTTCCTCTTGCTGAAGCGAACCTCGCCGACGAATTCGGCGTGGTGCCGCCGCGCGCCGTCGTACTCTTTGGGCCGCCCGGCACGGGGAAGACCACCTTTGCCAAAGCCATCGCCTCGCGGCTGGAATGGCCCTTCGTCGAAGTCTTCCCCTCCCGGCTGGCCGCCGATCCGCAAGGCCTGGCCGGTGCTCTCCGCGAGACGTTCCTCGAAATCGCGGAACTGGAGCACGCCGTGGTGTTCATCGACGAGGTGGAGGAGATCGCCTCGCAGCGCTCCGGCGAACCGCCGTCGCCACTGCAGGGCGTCACCAACGAGCTGCTCAAAATCATCCCGGCCTTCCGCGAACAGCCAGGCCGGCTCCTGGTCTGCGCCACCAACTTCATCCGCGCCCTGGACACCGCCTTCCTGCGCCACGGCCGCTTCGACTACGTCATCCCCATCGGCCTGCCCGACCGCCAGGCACGCGAAGCCATGTGGCAACGCTTCATCCCCGCGGCCGTGGTGGACGCCGTGGACGTGGAACTGCTGGTGGAACGCACCGAAGGCTTCTCACCTGCGGACATCGAGTACGCCGCCCGAAGCGCCTCCCAGCGTGCCCTTGAGAAGGCCGTGTACGACGACTGCGGGCTCCCCTCCGGCGGCACACTTTCCGTTCGGGAGACCGTCCGAAAAGGCCCCTCAACCCAGGACTACCTCAACGCCATTGGCGATACCCGCACCACCGTCAGCGAAGAAGTTCACCAAGACTTCCGCAGGGATATTAAAGCCTTGGCCCGCGTTTAG